The following are encoded in a window of Actinomycetes bacterium genomic DNA:
- a CDS encoding adenylate kinase translates to MRVLLIGPPGAGKGTQASRIAAHFDLTRIATGDALREEVAGGTELGRTAKAYMDRGDLVPDELVIAMTRDRVVRANTEGGYILDGYPRTLVQAEAAYRWAKARGVPFDLTLFFEIGEDELLARLAGRASQEHRSDDTQQTIRHRLEVFRDQTLPLVDFYRQRGILVRVEAVGPVDAISERILAALHWYKANALAAGADRPEWAFGPTEG, encoded by the coding sequence ATGCGCGTGCTGCTGATCGGCCCGCCCGGGGCGGGCAAGGGCACCCAGGCGAGCCGGATCGCCGCCCACTTCGACCTCACCCGGATCGCCACCGGGGATGCGCTGCGCGAGGAGGTCGCCGGCGGCACCGAGCTCGGCCGGACCGCCAAGGCGTACATGGACCGCGGCGACCTGGTCCCCGACGAGCTGGTCATCGCCATGACCCGCGACCGGGTGGTCAGGGCCAACACCGAGGGCGGCTACATCCTGGACGGCTACCCGCGCACGCTCGTCCAGGCCGAGGCCGCCTACCGCTGGGCCAAGGCCCGCGGGGTACCGTTCGACCTGACCCTGTTCTTCGAGATCGGCGAGGACGAGCTGCTGGCCCGGCTGGCCGGGCGGGCCAGCCAGGAGCACCGCAGCGACGACACCCAGCAGACCATCCGCCATCGCCTCGAGGTGTTCCGGGACCAGACCCTGCCGCTGGTCGACTTCTACCGGCAGCGCGGCATCCTGGTCCGCGTCGAGGCGGTCGGGCCGGTCGACGCCATCAGCGAACGGATCCTGGCCGCGCTCCACTGGTACAAGGCCAACGCCCTGGCCGCTGGCGCCGACCGGCCCGAGTGGGCCTTCGGCCCGACCGAGGGGTGA
- a CDS encoding dihydrolipoamide acetyltransferase family protein: MITEVRMPKLGMAMKKGAVTKWLKGEGDPVEEGADLFELSTEKITAVVPATASGILGRVVAEPGHELPVGALLALIGAEGDQFPPAGAPAAAPAAAAGPVPPAGEPAAASGPAQPGAVPAVSGATPATGAGAAREGGGGVPAPASPAARRRARELGVDIALVQPGTPGKRIMVDDVEAFAEAAEAGTAVAGPEAAAGAAGAGPEAAAGAAAGGAEASAAAQAPSGRVVPFVGIRKVVAERLTESLRTTAQVTIAREVEAGGLVARRAAFAAGFEEATGLRLTYTDLLVQTVAGLLGAHPLLNATLTEQGIVVPDAVHMGVAVALDHGLIVPVIRDAARRPLAEIAKDRADLAAKAQAGTLSLDEVEGGTFTISNLGSFGADAFTPIVNPPQCAILGVGRIVDKPVVVEGRVEVRPLLWLSLTFDHRIVDGAPAARFLQGLDERLRTGA; the protein is encoded by the coding sequence ATGATCACCGAGGTGCGCATGCCCAAGCTCGGCATGGCGATGAAAAAGGGCGCCGTGACCAAGTGGCTGAAGGGGGAGGGCGACCCGGTCGAGGAGGGCGCCGACCTGTTCGAGCTGTCCACCGAGAAGATCACCGCGGTCGTGCCCGCGACCGCGTCCGGGATCCTCGGCCGGGTGGTGGCCGAGCCCGGCCACGAGCTGCCGGTCGGGGCGCTGCTCGCGCTGATCGGCGCCGAAGGCGACCAGTTCCCGCCCGCCGGGGCGCCGGCCGCCGCCCCGGCCGCCGCCGCCGGTCCGGTCCCGCCCGCCGGGGAGCCGGCCGCCGCCTCTGGTCCGGCCCAGCCCGGCGCCGTCCCCGCCGTGTCGGGCGCCACCCCGGCCACGGGTGCCGGGGCGGCCCGGGAGGGCGGCGGGGGAGTGCCGGCACCGGCGTCGCCGGCCGCCCGGCGCCGCGCCAGGGAGCTGGGGGTCGACATCGCCCTGGTCCAGCCGGGCACCCCCGGCAAGCGGATCATGGTCGACGACGTGGAGGCGTTCGCCGAGGCCGCCGAGGCCGGTACCGCCGTGGCCGGACCAGAGGCGGCGGCCGGGGCGGCCGGGGCCGGACCGGAGGCGGCGGCCGGGGCGGCGGCCGGCGGCGCCGAAGCATCGGCGGCTGCCCAAGCCCCGTCCGGACGGGTCGTGCCGTTCGTGGGGATCCGCAAGGTCGTGGCCGAGCGGCTCACCGAGAGCCTGCGCACCACCGCCCAGGTCACCATCGCGCGGGAGGTCGAGGCCGGCGGCCTGGTGGCCAGGCGGGCCGCCTTCGCGGCCGGGTTCGAGGAGGCCACCGGGCTCCGCCTCACCTACACCGACCTGCTCGTCCAGACCGTCGCCGGCCTGCTCGGCGCGCATCCGCTGCTGAACGCCACCCTGACCGAGCAGGGCATCGTCGTGCCCGACGCCGTCCACATGGGTGTGGCCGTGGCCCTCGACCACGGGCTGATCGTGCCGGTCATCCGCGACGCCGCCCGCCGCCCGCTGGCCGAGATCGCCAAGGACCGGGCCGACCTGGCCGCCAAGGCGCAGGCCGGAACCCTGTCCCTGGACGAGGTCGAGGGCGGCACGTTCACCATCTCCAACCTGGGCAGCTTCGGCGCCGACGCGTTCACCCCGATCGTGAACCCGCCCCAGTGCGCGATCCTCGGGGTGGGCCGGATCGTGGACAAGCCGGTGGTGGTCGAGGGCCGGGTCGAGGTCCGGCCCCTGCTGTGGCTGTCGCTCACCTTCGACCACCGGATCGTCGACGGCGCCCCCGCCGCCCGGTTCCTGCAAGGGCTCGACGAGCGTCTGCGCACCGGCGCATAG
- a CDS encoding NAD(+)/NADH kinase has translation MSATVGLIANPAAGRDIRRLTAHASVVPNHEKASIVRRVLHGLAAAGVDTVVYLADNAGIMAAAVDGGRPPVAMEPLGHRAHGWASDSTAAAGLLAAAGVGAIVTLGGDGTNRAVAAACGDVPLVAVSTGTNNVFPTMVDGTVAGLAAGLVATGAVEPDRVASRAKRVEVEATGTTDFALIDAAACTDPFVGARAIWDPGRVLALVLTRAEPWSVGLSAIGGQLRPLAPGEPAGLYVELGDGPEVVAAVAPGVVARVPVASWRLLALGEPVTLGGGARTVALDGERELAVDGGASAAVTLTGPRVVDIRATLAAAAGSGGAEGARRGGADGGRRG, from the coding sequence ATGTCCGCGACGGTCGGCCTGATCGCGAACCCGGCGGCAGGGCGGGACATCCGCCGCCTCACCGCCCACGCGTCGGTGGTGCCCAACCACGAGAAGGCCTCGATCGTCCGCCGGGTGCTCCACGGCCTGGCCGCGGCCGGGGTCGACACGGTGGTGTACCTGGCCGACAACGCCGGGATCATGGCCGCCGCGGTCGACGGCGGCCGCCCGCCGGTCGCCATGGAGCCGCTCGGCCACCGGGCCCACGGCTGGGCGTCGGACTCCACCGCGGCCGCCGGCCTGCTCGCCGCCGCCGGGGTGGGCGCGATCGTCACGCTGGGCGGCGACGGGACCAACCGGGCGGTGGCCGCCGCCTGCGGCGACGTGCCGCTGGTGGCGGTCTCCACCGGCACCAACAACGTGTTCCCGACGATGGTCGACGGCACCGTGGCCGGGCTCGCCGCCGGGCTGGTCGCGACCGGCGCGGTCGAGCCGGACCGGGTGGCCAGCAGGGCCAAGCGCGTGGAGGTCGAGGCGACCGGGACAACGGACTTCGCGCTGATCGACGCTGCCGCCTGCACCGACCCGTTCGTCGGGGCCAGAGCCATCTGGGACCCGGGACGGGTCCTGGCGCTGGTGCTGACCCGGGCCGAGCCCTGGTCGGTCGGCCTGTCGGCCATCGGCGGCCAGCTCCGCCCCCTCGCCCCCGGCGAGCCCGCCGGCCTGTACGTCGAGCTGGGGGACGGGCCCGAGGTGGTCGCTGCGGTCGCGCCCGGCGTGGTGGCGCGGGTCCCGGTCGCCAGCTGGCGGCTGCTCGCGCTCGGCGAGCCGGTCACGCTCGGCGGCGGTGCCCGCACGGTCGCCCTCGACGGCGAGCGGGAGCTGGCCGTGGACGGCGGCGCGAGCGCGGCCGTGACCCTGACCGGCCCCCGGGTGGTCGACATCCGGGCCACCCTCGCGGCGGCGGCCGGCAGTGGCGGAGCGGAGGGTGCCCGGCGTGGCGGAGCGGATGGAGGCCGGCGTGGCTGA
- the ptsP gene encoding phosphoenolpyruvate--protein phosphotransferase, whose protein sequence is MPAELQGVGVSPGVVVGPVARVGGEVPVPPEGGAAADPDTEARAAAEALQAVADDLEARGQAAGGEAQAVLEAQAMMARDPGLADQVEQYARGGRTGARAVYEAFGLYRKVLGGAGDYMAARVADLDDIRDRTVARLLGVPMPGVPDPGHPFVLVARDLAPADTATLPRDRVLAIVTEEGGPTSHTAILAKSMGVPAVVACTGATGLADGVQVIVDGGAGQVVVEPDQARVQAAEARARALEAARSAFVGLGRTSDGHHVDLLANVGGPGDVEAAVAAGAEGVGLFRTEFLFLDRTDPPPVEEQAAAYRSVLEAFPGGKVVIRTLDAGADKPLAFLDLGHEPNPALGVRGLRAMRRRPELLTAQLDAIGQAAAGSPADVWVMAPMVATVEEASWFRAQLGDRPVARTGVMVEIPAAALTAEAILAEADFASLGTNDLAQYTLAADRMVGALASLQSPWQPGLLKLVAMTAAAGHAAGKPVGVCGEAAGDPVLALVLVGLGVTSLSMAPPSIADVRMLLGRHTLDDCRRLADEALAAPDAATARERVRGATPILEELGL, encoded by the coding sequence ATGCCGGCTGAGCTGCAGGGCGTCGGGGTAAGCCCCGGCGTCGTCGTCGGGCCTGTCGCCCGCGTCGGCGGCGAGGTTCCCGTGCCCCCTGAGGGCGGCGCGGCAGCCGACCCGGACACCGAGGCGCGGGCCGCTGCCGAGGCCCTCCAGGCGGTCGCCGACGACCTGGAAGCCAGGGGCCAGGCCGCCGGCGGGGAGGCGCAAGCGGTGCTCGAGGCCCAGGCGATGATGGCCAGGGACCCCGGCCTCGCCGACCAGGTCGAGCAGTACGCCCGCGGCGGGCGCACGGGCGCCCGCGCCGTCTACGAGGCGTTCGGGTTGTACCGCAAGGTCCTCGGCGGGGCCGGGGACTACATGGCGGCCCGGGTCGCCGACCTCGACGACATCAGGGACCGGACCGTCGCCCGGTTGCTCGGCGTGCCCATGCCGGGCGTGCCCGACCCCGGCCACCCATTCGTGCTCGTCGCCCGCGACCTCGCCCCGGCCGACACGGCGACCCTGCCCCGCGACCGCGTGCTCGCCATCGTCACCGAGGAGGGCGGCCCCACCAGCCACACCGCGATCCTGGCCAAGTCCATGGGGGTACCCGCCGTGGTCGCCTGCACGGGCGCCACCGGGCTGGCCGACGGCGTCCAGGTGATCGTCGACGGCGGGGCCGGCCAGGTCGTGGTCGAACCGGACCAGGCGCGGGTCCAGGCCGCCGAGGCCCGGGCCAGGGCCTTGGAAGCAGCCCGGTCGGCATTCGTGGGCCTGGGCCGGACCAGCGACGGTCACCACGTCGACCTGCTCGCCAACGTCGGCGGCCCGGGCGACGTGGAGGCCGCGGTGGCCGCCGGCGCCGAAGGCGTCGGCCTGTTCCGGACCGAGTTCCTCTTCCTGGACCGCACCGACCCGCCGCCGGTCGAGGAGCAGGCGGCCGCCTACCGGTCGGTGCTCGAGGCGTTCCCGGGCGGCAAGGTCGTCATCCGCACCCTGGACGCCGGCGCCGACAAGCCGCTCGCCTTCCTCGACCTGGGCCACGAGCCGAACCCCGCTCTCGGCGTGCGCGGCCTGCGGGCCATGCGCCGCCGGCCGGAGCTGCTCACCGCCCAGCTCGACGCGATCGGGCAGGCCGCCGCCGGCAGCCCGGCCGACGTCTGGGTCATGGCCCCCATGGTGGCCACGGTCGAGGAAGCCAGCTGGTTCCGCGCCCAGCTCGGCGACCGACCGGTGGCCAGGACCGGGGTCATGGTCGAGATCCCAGCGGCCGCCCTGACCGCCGAGGCGATCCTGGCCGAGGCCGACTTCGCCAGCCTCGGCACCAACGACCTGGCCCAGTACACGCTCGCCGCCGACCGGATGGTCGGGGCGCTCGCCAGCCTGCAGAGCCCCTGGCAGCCCGGCCTGCTCAAGCTGGTCGCGATGACCGCGGCGGCCGGCCACGCCGCCGGCAAGCCGGTCGGGGTCTGCGGCGAGGCGGCCGGCGATCCCGTGCTCGCCTTGGTGCTCGTCGGCCTGGGCGTGACCAGCCTGTCGATGGCCCCGCCATCCATCGCAGACGTGCGGATGCTGCTCGGCCGGCACACCCTGGACGACTGCCGCCGACTCGCCGACGAGGCCCTGGCCGCCCCCGATGCGGCCACCGCCCGCGAGCGCGTGCGCGGCGCCACCCCGATCCTCGAGGAGCTCGGGTTGTAG
- a CDS encoding NAD(P)/FAD-dependent oxidoreductase — protein MADLVVVGGGPAGVAAALAGRRAGADVVLVERGLIGGTCVHAGCIPSAAYHTSAGLLLALRRAAALGVEAGDAALAWDRVQAWASRASESVATGVRARLAYARVTVEQRTATLGPGGVDGYEGVPTVVAAGARSVAPPGALSNDAVMGLSAVPGSLVVLGAGRFSLEWADLFAAAGSRVTVVAPDGRVLPDEDADLAGFVQLALEERGVAFAADAPDAPAQATLSADTREPSLPGLEVDALCRTRLPGVFAAGDVTGPRWLSNRASAQGQAAAANALGGSVKVREERLPRSVNTRPELAAVGLTEAEAAARGVEVAVGFADLAASPRALTLDQAAGALKLVVDAEFGEILGAHMVGVGASEVIAQVALAMELEAGYLDLARVAHVHPSLAELVTDAAVSI, from the coding sequence GTGGCTGACCTGGTGGTGGTGGGTGGCGGTCCGGCCGGGGTGGCCGCGGCGCTGGCCGGCCGGCGCGCGGGCGCCGACGTCGTGCTGGTCGAGCGGGGCCTGATCGGCGGCACCTGCGTCCATGCCGGCTGCATCCCCTCGGCCGCGTACCACACCTCGGCCGGCCTGCTGCTCGCGCTGCGCCGGGCCGCCGCGCTCGGGGTCGAGGCGGGCGACGCCGCCCTGGCCTGGGACCGCGTCCAGGCCTGGGCGTCGAGGGCCAGCGAGTCAGTCGCCACCGGGGTCCGCGCCCGGCTCGCCTACGCCCGGGTCACGGTGGAGCAGCGCACGGCAACGCTCGGCCCCGGCGGGGTCGACGGCTACGAGGGCGTCCCGACCGTGGTCGCCGCCGGCGCCCGCTCGGTCGCGCCCCCTGGCGCGCTGTCCAACGACGCGGTGATGGGGCTGAGCGCGGTGCCCGGCAGCCTGGTGGTGCTCGGGGCCGGACGGTTCTCGCTGGAGTGGGCCGACCTGTTTGCTGCGGCCGGGAGCCGCGTCACCGTGGTCGCGCCGGACGGGCGCGTGCTGCCCGACGAAGACGCCGACCTGGCCGGGTTCGTGCAGCTCGCGCTGGAGGAGCGGGGGGTGGCCTTCGCCGCCGACGCCCCCGACGCCCCCGCCCAGGCCACCCTCTCGGCCGACACCCGCGAGCCCAGCCTGCCCGGCCTCGAGGTCGACGCCCTGTGCCGGACCCGCCTGCCCGGGGTGTTCGCGGCCGGGGACGTGACCGGGCCGCGCTGGCTGTCCAACCGGGCCAGCGCCCAGGGCCAGGCGGCCGCCGCCAACGCCCTGGGCGGGTCGGTGAAGGTCCGCGAGGAGCGCCTGCCGCGCAGCGTCAACACCCGCCCCGAGCTGGCCGCGGTCGGCCTCACCGAAGCCGAGGCGGCCGCGCGCGGCGTCGAGGTCGCGGTCGGCTTCGCCGACCTGGCCGCCAGCCCGCGGGCGCTGACCCTGGACCAGGCCGCCGGTGCCCTCAAGCTCGTGGTCGACGCCGAGTTCGGCGAGATCCTCGGCGCCCACATGGTAGGCGTGGGCGCCAGCGAGGTGATCGCCCAGGTCGCCCTGGCCATGGAGCTCGAGGCCGGCTACCTCGACCTCGCCCGGGTCGCCCACGTCCACCCCAGCCTGGCCGAGCTGGTCACCGACGCGGCCGTCTCCATCTGA